One window of the Oncorhynchus clarkii lewisi isolate Uvic-CL-2024 chromosome 19, UVic_Ocla_1.0, whole genome shotgun sequence genome contains the following:
- the LOC139375248 gene encoding fibrinogen-like protein 1-like protein, which translates to MQSFGTWTVAVAAALVISLMGVHTKHLVAENTHLLTSEEHKMVLNQGMKEYPRDCYEMLMGSGGQARDGVYLIQPADYPILAYCAMQDGGWTVVQHITVNSSVDFDRTWVEYKQGFGVLNGDHWLGNEHLHHLTRGPGRYKLGVKLVDKDAVAKIGEYDPFMVEDERSGFRLRLGLFQGSALDALTQDTENYLHDNQRFTTKDRDNDNYFQNCAKLEFQGVAGGGWWYDACAGANLNRRNVIYWQKDCNKEHLCKYAWMMVKPSDTVKVVHTGDCKKDEL; encoded by the exons ATGCAGAGTTTTGGGACATGGACAGTGGCAGTAGCAGCGGCACTGGTGATCAGTCTGATGGGAGTACACACTAAACACCTGGTAGCTGAGAACACCCATCTCCTGACCTCTGAAGAGCACAAGATGGTCCTCAACCAGGGAATGAAAG AGTACCCCAGGGATTGCTATGAGATGTTGATGGGTTCAGGGGGTCAGGCCAGAGATGGAGTGTACTTGATTCAGCCAGCTGACTACCCCATCCTGGCCTACTGTGCCATGCAAGATGGTGGTTGGACCGTAGTGCAGCACATCACGGTTAACAGCAGCGTGGACTTCGACCGCACCTGGGTCGAATACAAGCAGGGTTTCGGGGTGCTGAATGGTGACCACTGGCTGGGGAACGAACACCTCCACCATCTCACCCGAGGGCCAGGACGCTACAAGCTGGGGGTCAAGTTGGTGGACAAAGATGCCGTCGCCAAGATTGGCGAGTATGACCCTTTCATGGTGGAGGACGAGCGGTCTGGGTTCAGGCTGCGTCTTGGTCTGTTCCAGGGCTCTGCCTTAGACGCTCTCACCCAGGACACAGAGAACTACCTGCATGACAACCAGAGGTTTACCACCAAGGACCGAGACAATGACAACTACTTCCAAAACTGTGCTAAGCTGGAGTTCCAGGGTGTGGCGGGAGGGGGCTGGTGGTACGACGCCTGTGCTGGGGCCAACCTCAACCGCAGGAACGTGATCTACTGGCAGAAGGACTGCAACAAAGAGCACCTGTGTAAATACGCCTGGATGATGGTAAAGCCCTCAGACACAGTAAAGGTGGTCCACACTGGCGACTGTAAGAAGGATGAACTGTGA